One segment of Natronosalvus halobius DNA contains the following:
- a CDS encoding ABC transporter ATP-binding protein: protein MVAIQINSLTRQFGDVTAVNELDLEVRRGEVYGFLGPNGAGKSTTINMLLGFTPPTSGTATVLGHDIVDDSLAIRQATGVLPEDFGMYDRLTARKHVQFAIDTKGAADDPDALLQRVGLQEAADRKAGGFSTGMKQRVALAMALVGEPDLLILDEPSSGLDPNGAREMRQIILEEVDRGATVFFSSHIMEQVEAICDRVGIMRDGQLVAEDTIETLKEQFDAESRLVLTVDTVPDGILSSLQSMASVSDARVSGTDIVVSLKDSDQKAAIINAVEERGVKITDITSKEPSLEELFAVLTTSDSGRLENANSAEVNA from the coding sequence ATGGTCGCAATTCAAATAAATTCGCTCACACGACAATTCGGCGACGTCACGGCCGTGAACGAGCTCGACCTCGAGGTCAGGAGAGGTGAAGTGTACGGCTTCCTCGGCCCGAACGGAGCGGGGAAGTCGACGACGATCAACATGCTCCTCGGGTTTACCCCGCCGACGTCCGGAACCGCGACGGTTCTCGGTCACGACATTGTCGACGATTCGCTCGCTATCCGACAGGCGACCGGCGTCCTCCCGGAAGACTTCGGCATGTACGACCGATTAACCGCGCGAAAGCACGTCCAGTTCGCCATCGACACGAAAGGCGCAGCTGACGATCCCGATGCACTACTCCAACGAGTCGGACTCCAGGAGGCCGCTGATCGGAAGGCAGGTGGCTTTTCGACCGGGATGAAACAGCGCGTGGCACTCGCGATGGCGCTCGTCGGTGAGCCCGACCTCCTCATCCTCGACGAGCCCTCGTCGGGACTGGACCCGAACGGCGCCCGGGAGATGCGCCAGATCATCCTCGAGGAAGTCGACCGCGGCGCGACGGTGTTCTTCTCGAGTCACATCATGGAACAGGTGGAAGCGATCTGTGATCGGGTCGGGATTATGCGCGACGGTCAGCTCGTCGCCGAAGACACGATCGAGACGCTGAAAGAGCAGTTCGACGCCGAATCACGGCTCGTCCTCACCGTCGATACGGTGCCGGACGGAATCCTCTCCTCCCTTCAGTCCATGGCGAGCGTCTCCGACGCACGGGTCTCGGGAACCGATATCGTCGTCAGCCTGAAAGATTCGGACCAGAAAGCGGCCATCATCAACGCCGTCGAGGAACGAGGGGTGAAGATCACCGACATCACCTCGAAGGAACCGTCGCTCGAGGAACTGTTCGCCGTGCTCACGACGTCGGATTCCGGCCGACTCGAGAACGCCAATTCGGCGGAGGTCAACGCATGA
- a CDS encoding CNNM domain-containing protein has product MNSLEIGLRLLAGAGLILVNAYFVATEFALTRVRQYPESEFDTPGLRRAWEMTEDLEFYLTTCQIWISGTSIALGIVAEPGLAAIFEPVFQNSFLASVGAGSLLAFFIINMIHLTHGEQTPTYLGVERSKQVARYGAGPLYWFAWVISPLIAVGDRTAKATLKLFGVEMTGAWLEAETERIETRAELHRELGSVLEQGELSRERREEVFNALAVDELRVSDVMTDREDIVFLSTDVSVAENLERMGSSPHTRFPLVEGDLERYVGIVYVPTVVDRIDSLRSGETSFEDISTPPMSLAPDTPVSEAIDELQAENQELGLVQTGVGGSDGESVEADASAADESVEADASAGDGRPSRESDSVGENAAEPSERIDGLMTATDALEAIVGAFDDPLETDEFQVGDVKSSRRRG; this is encoded by the coding sequence GTGAACAGTCTCGAGATCGGTCTCAGGTTGCTCGCCGGGGCTGGATTAATTCTGGTGAACGCCTACTTCGTCGCCACCGAGTTCGCGCTCACTCGCGTCAGGCAGTATCCTGAGTCGGAGTTCGACACACCGGGACTTCGACGGGCGTGGGAGATGACGGAGGACCTCGAGTTCTACCTGACGACCTGTCAGATCTGGATTTCGGGGACCAGTATCGCGCTCGGAATTGTCGCCGAACCGGGGCTGGCGGCCATCTTCGAACCGGTCTTCCAGAACTCGTTTCTCGCGTCCGTCGGCGCCGGTTCCCTGCTGGCGTTCTTCATCATCAACATGATCCACCTCACCCACGGCGAGCAGACGCCGACCTACCTCGGCGTCGAACGCTCGAAACAGGTCGCACGGTACGGAGCCGGGCCACTGTACTGGTTCGCGTGGGTGATCTCTCCGCTGATCGCCGTTGGCGACAGGACGGCGAAGGCGACGCTCAAACTCTTCGGGGTGGAGATGACCGGCGCCTGGCTCGAGGCCGAAACCGAGCGAATCGAGACGCGCGCCGAACTCCACCGGGAACTCGGCTCCGTCCTCGAGCAAGGCGAACTGTCCAGGGAACGCCGAGAGGAGGTCTTCAACGCCCTTGCCGTCGACGAACTACGGGTGAGCGACGTCATGACCGACCGAGAGGACATCGTCTTCCTCTCGACGGATGTCTCGGTCGCCGAGAACCTCGAGCGGATGGGATCGAGCCCACACACGCGATTCCCACTGGTCGAAGGGGACCTCGAGCGATACGTCGGGATCGTCTACGTGCCGACGGTCGTCGATCGGATCGATTCGCTTCGCTCGGGCGAAACCTCGTTCGAGGACATCTCCACGCCGCCGATGTCGCTCGCGCCCGACACGCCGGTGAGCGAGGCAATCGACGAATTGCAGGCCGAGAACCAGGAACTGGGGCTCGTTCAGACGGGTGTCGGGGGTTCAGATGGAGAGTCGGTCGAGGCTGACGCATCCGCAGCTGATGAATCGGTCGAGGCTGACGCATCCGCGGGCGACGGCCGCCCGTCTCGAGAGAGCGACTCCGTCGGAGAGAACGCTGCCGAACCGTCGGAACGAATCGACGGGTTGATGACCGCGACCGACGCCCTCGAGGCGATCGTTGGCGCATTCGACGACCCGCTCGAGACGGATGAGTTCCAGGTCGGCGACGTAAAGTCTTCGCGTAGACGTGGATAG
- a CDS encoding universal stress protein, with amino-acid sequence MYDFLLVPVDGSDASSVALEYALEIAADHDATVHLLYVADTNKPSHVRYEANVVDVLEDAGEDVLQDARERAEVHGVSTVTDTIQGQPRTVITEAAAEDVVDLVVMGTSGERSLTEHVLGSVTEHVVNASDEPVLAVRAASDASKPYPYENVLVPTDGSEHAERALELAGEIVREHCATLHVLTVVQDSLFGIGADSSDETTTASRDRARDALSETAETMRSAGVDEVTTTVESGSVPQAIRSYAVEHGIDLIAMGTHGRSELDQRLLGSRTERMLRITPVPVLTTSRPGSINDQ; translated from the coding sequence ATGTACGACTTCCTCCTCGTCCCGGTCGACGGGAGTGACGCGTCGTCTGTCGCGCTCGAGTACGCCCTCGAAATCGCGGCCGACCACGACGCGACGGTCCACCTGCTGTACGTGGCGGACACGAACAAGCCGAGTCACGTTCGATACGAAGCCAACGTCGTCGACGTGCTCGAAGACGCCGGCGAGGACGTCCTGCAGGACGCGCGCGAGCGGGCCGAGGTCCACGGCGTCTCGACCGTCACCGACACGATACAGGGTCAGCCGCGGACGGTCATCACCGAGGCGGCCGCCGAGGACGTCGTCGACCTCGTCGTGATGGGGACGAGCGGTGAACGCAGTCTGACTGAACACGTCCTCGGGAGCGTTACCGAACACGTCGTCAACGCCAGCGACGAGCCGGTTCTCGCGGTTCGAGCGGCCAGCGACGCGAGCAAACCGTACCCCTACGAAAACGTGCTCGTGCCGACAGACGGCAGCGAACACGCGGAACGTGCCCTCGAGTTGGCGGGCGAGATCGTGCGCGAACACTGTGCCACGCTCCACGTCCTCACGGTCGTCCAGGACTCGCTGTTCGGCATCGGAGCGGATTCGTCGGACGAAACCACGACAGCGTCGCGTGACCGCGCTCGAGACGCGCTGTCCGAAACGGCCGAGACGATGCGCTCGGCCGGCGTCGACGAGGTGACGACGACGGTTGAATCGGGATCCGTCCCGCAAGCGATTCGCTCGTACGCGGTCGAACACGGGATTGACCTGATCGCGATGGGGACGCACGGACGGTCCGAACTCGATCAACGCCTGCTCGGCTCCAGGACCGAGCGCATGCTTCGAATTACGCCGGTCCCGGTGCTCACGACGTCACGTCCGGGTTCGATCAATGACCAGTAG
- a CDS encoding ZIP family metal transporter: protein MSLLENLTLVFVAGFVTALATGLGALPFFFFDEISDRHNVVLWGLASGIMVSASVFGLIEEGLAEGTALEIVAGMLVGVLLVVLAHNVLLDADLDPREYEEADFKKLVLILGILTVHSFPEGIAVGVSFADLGLEGGIGFLGFTVPLLAVFMTIAISIHNIPEGTAISIPLKSMGVSRWKMVWWAVFSSLPQPIGAVIAFAFVQVARDFLPFGFGFAAGAMIYLVVSEFIPEALDIGSGLPRGGKPELAGGIIAGVLVMVPLAFI from the coding sequence ATGAGTCTCCTCGAGAACCTGACGCTGGTATTCGTCGCCGGATTCGTAACTGCCCTCGCAACCGGGCTTGGAGCGCTCCCATTTTTCTTCTTCGACGAGATTAGCGACCGTCACAACGTCGTGCTCTGGGGACTCGCGTCCGGGATCATGGTCTCGGCATCGGTGTTCGGCCTCATCGAGGAGGGGCTGGCCGAGGGGACCGCCCTCGAAATTGTGGCGGGGATGCTGGTCGGAGTCCTCCTCGTCGTCTTGGCCCATAACGTGCTCCTCGACGCGGATCTCGACCCTCGAGAGTACGAGGAGGCCGACTTCAAAAAGCTCGTGCTCATCCTCGGCATTCTAACGGTACACAGCTTCCCGGAAGGAATCGCCGTCGGCGTCTCGTTCGCCGACCTCGGCCTCGAGGGCGGGATCGGGTTCCTGGGGTTCACCGTCCCGCTCCTGGCGGTGTTCATGACGATTGCCATCTCGATTCACAACATCCCGGAGGGTACGGCCATTTCGATTCCGCTGAAGTCGATGGGAGTCAGCCGCTGGAAGATGGTCTGGTGGGCCGTCTTCTCGAGTCTCCCCCAGCCAATCGGGGCTGTCATCGCCTTCGCGTTCGTCCAGGTAGCCCGGGACTTCCTCCCGTTCGGATTCGGGTTCGCCGCGGGTGCGATGATCTACCTCGTCGTGAGCGAATTCATTCCCGAAGCGCTCGACATCGGCTCTGGGTTGCCACGCGGCGGAAAACCGGAGCTAGCTGGCGGGATCATCGCGGGCGTCCTGGTGATGGTTCCCCTGGCGTTCATCTGA
- a CDS encoding SHOCT domain-containing protein has protein sequence MTSSDAVRSLLILLAILVLVPFVAMAIFWPAMGMWGGGHMGSGPWDGTGMPWSWLAMWALLLAIVVASGYLLYRALTSRGGETDPALEELRLAYARGNLSEEEFETRRTRLEDDRNR, from the coding sequence ATGACTTCGAGTGACGCGGTTCGATCGCTGCTCATCCTCCTCGCCATCCTCGTACTCGTCCCGTTCGTCGCGATGGCCATCTTCTGGCCGGCGATGGGCATGTGGGGTGGCGGACACATGGGTAGTGGTCCGTGGGACGGAACGGGGATGCCGTGGTCCTGGCTCGCGATGTGGGCCCTGTTGCTCGCTATCGTCGTCGCAAGTGGCTACCTACTCTACAGAGCGCTTACCTCTCGAGGTGGCGAAACCGACCCTGCTCTCGAGGAATTGCGCCTGGCGTACGCCCGCGGCAATCTCTCCGAGGAGGAGTTCGAAACGCGACGAACTCGACTCGAGGACGATCGGAACCGATAG
- a CDS encoding inorganic phosphate transporter, whose translation MDLTTIALFSIAALASLFMAWVIGAGSSGATPFAPAVGANAISTMRAAFVVGILGFAGAVTQGGSVSDAVGRGLVQGVTLPPSAVIVVLLIGASLMAVGIVTGYPIAIAFTVTGAVIGVGFALGGQPVPSKYAEIGALWVLTPFVGGGIAYGIASVLPRADVPERVSVPILAVIVGAVVANLEFAFLASAGGTLAAAGSRFVPLEGLVGTGAATALFAIPVGLLVRWDVSRDLGGGLRRFLLALGALVAFSAGASQVGLAVGPLLPLVETGGGMAVSTTAILTGGGLGILVGSWTGAPRMIKSISQEYASLGPRRSISTLVPSFLIAQTAVLLGVPVSFNEIIVSAIIGSGLAVGGSSGVSPRKLGVTVLAWIGSFVLAFGLGYGLETAIGM comes from the coding sequence ATGGACCTCACGACGATTGCACTCTTCAGCATTGCGGCACTCGCCAGCCTGTTCATGGCCTGGGTGATCGGCGCCGGCTCGAGCGGTGCGACGCCGTTCGCCCCGGCGGTCGGCGCGAACGCCATCTCGACCATGCGAGCGGCGTTCGTGGTCGGTATCCTCGGATTCGCCGGCGCAGTTACACAGGGTGGAAGCGTCTCGGACGCCGTCGGCCGCGGCCTCGTGCAGGGAGTCACGCTTCCGCCTAGCGCCGTTATCGTTGTTCTCCTGATCGGCGCCAGCCTGATGGCGGTTGGCATCGTGACGGGGTATCCGATCGCGATCGCGTTCACCGTCACGGGCGCGGTGATCGGCGTCGGGTTCGCCCTCGGCGGCCAGCCCGTTCCCTCGAAGTACGCCGAAATCGGAGCGCTGTGGGTTCTGACGCCGTTCGTCGGTGGCGGCATCGCTTACGGAATCGCGAGCGTCCTGCCGCGCGCTGACGTCCCCGAACGAGTGAGCGTGCCGATCCTCGCCGTGATCGTCGGCGCCGTCGTCGCGAACCTCGAGTTCGCGTTCCTCGCGTCCGCAGGCGGGACGCTGGCGGCGGCCGGAAGCCGATTTGTCCCGCTCGAGGGACTCGTCGGAACGGGGGCCGCAACCGCGCTTTTCGCGATTCCGGTGGGCCTGCTGGTCCGCTGGGACGTCAGTCGTGATCTCGGCGGGGGGCTTCGCCGGTTCCTACTCGCGCTCGGTGCCCTCGTCGCCTTCTCTGCGGGGGCGAGTCAGGTCGGACTCGCGGTCGGCCCACTGTTGCCACTGGTCGAAACCGGGGGCGGGATGGCCGTCTCGACCACGGCGATCCTCACCGGTGGCGGACTCGGGATCCTCGTGGGCTCCTGGACGGGTGCACCGCGAATGATCAAATCGATCTCCCAGGAGTACGCCTCGCTCGGCCCGCGGCGATCGATTTCGACGCTCGTCCCCTCGTTTCTGATCGCGCAGACGGCCGTCCTGCTCGGCGTCCCCGTCTCGTTCAACGAGATCATCGTCAGCGCGATCATCGGCAGCGGACTGGCCGTGGGTGGGAGCAGCGGCGTCAGCCCTCGAAAACTCGGCGTGACGGTCCTCGCCTGGATCGGTTCGTTCGTCCTGGCGTTCGGGCTCGGGTACGGACTCGAGACGGCGATCGGAATGTGA
- a CDS encoding YeeE/YedE family protein, with amino-acid sequence MPLILVGGLIFGFGLAYSHMARPEVVLDFLQFDDFGLLFVMFGAAVVSGIAFWVTPRLRELAPLTGDTYGRRLKSFDRNVLIGGAIFGVGWGLSGICPGAAYASLGIGNVTILWAIVGMFAGAYLQGVWRSQRASSETTPSSAD; translated from the coding sequence ATGCCGCTAATCCTCGTTGGCGGCCTGATCTTCGGATTTGGCCTCGCCTACAGCCACATGGCCCGGCCAGAAGTCGTGCTAGATTTCCTCCAGTTCGACGACTTCGGCCTGCTGTTCGTGATGTTCGGCGCGGCGGTCGTCTCGGGCATCGCGTTCTGGGTCACGCCGCGCCTCCGCGAACTGGCGCCGTTGACCGGCGACACCTACGGTCGTCGCCTGAAATCGTTCGATCGAAACGTCCTGATCGGCGGCGCCATCTTCGGCGTCGGCTGGGGCCTCTCCGGAATCTGTCCTGGCGCGGCCTACGCCAGCCTCGGGATCGGGAACGTCACGATCCTGTGGGCGATCGTCGGGATGTTCGCCGGTGCCTACCTCCAGGGCGTCTGGCGGAGCCAGCGCGCATCGAGCGAGACGACACCGTCGAGTGCAGACTGA
- a CDS encoding YeeE/YedE family protein yields the protein MHLPLQLAPLADLFPNGISRYAIGGLLVGLGAVAIYLGTGIAAGASTFLESTLSYVSDQSQFQQYRASRDWRVVFTLGIILGAAVYAVVWQGGAWTTDVQPWRLLVGGVFVGIGTRVGKGCTSGHGVCGVGSASKTSIVGVVTFLAVAIVTAQLVSALGVSP from the coding sequence CTGCACCTGCCACTGCAATTGGCGCCGCTCGCCGACCTCTTCCCGAACGGCATCTCGCGGTACGCCATTGGGGGATTACTCGTCGGTCTCGGCGCAGTCGCAATCTACCTCGGGACGGGCATCGCCGCCGGTGCGAGTACGTTCCTCGAGTCGACGCTGTCGTACGTTTCGGACCAGTCCCAGTTCCAGCAGTATCGGGCGTCTCGAGACTGGCGCGTCGTCTTCACCCTCGGGATCATCCTGGGGGCGGCGGTCTACGCCGTCGTCTGGCAGGGCGGCGCTTGGACGACCGACGTCCAGCCGTGGCGACTCCTGGTCGGCGGCGTGTTCGTCGGCATCGGCACGCGCGTCGGGAAGGGCTGTACGTCGGGTCACGGCGTCTGTGGCGTCGGCTCGGCTTCCAAAACCTCGATCGTCGGCGTCGTGACGTTCCTGGCGGTGGCGATCGTGACCGCACAGCTGGTCTCCGCACTGGGGGTGAGCCCATGA
- a CDS encoding MBL fold metallo-hydrolase — MSEMDVPTPDVAVDSITPAELKASIDEGDSVTILDARMQSDYDEWRIEGDTVETINVPYFEFLDDEIDDDVLAQIPDDREVTVLCAKGGASEFVAGALEERGYDVNHLEDGMNGWARIYEAHEVTNYDGAGTLLQYQRPSSGCLGYLLYDGDDAAVIDPLRAFTDRYLEDADDLGVDLTYAFDTHVHADHISGLRSLAEEGVEGVLPAPAADRGVTYTDDVTLAEDGDEFAVGDATIEAVYTPGHTSGMTSYLIDDGLLATGDGLFVESVARPDLEEGDDGAEDAARTLYESLQERVLTLPEDTLVGGAHFSDAAVPAEDGTYTAPIGDLVDRMDALTMDEDEFVDLILSNMPPRPANYEDIIATNLGQQTAEDDEAFELELGPNNCAASQDSLADD, encoded by the coding sequence ATGAGCGAAATGGACGTACCAACGCCCGACGTTGCAGTCGATTCGATCACGCCTGCGGAGTTGAAAGCCAGCATCGACGAGGGAGATTCGGTCACGATCCTCGACGCTCGCATGCAATCGGATTACGACGAGTGGCGCATCGAGGGTGACACCGTCGAGACGATCAACGTCCCGTACTTCGAATTCCTGGACGACGAAATCGACGACGACGTGCTTGCACAGATTCCGGACGACCGCGAAGTCACCGTCCTCTGTGCGAAAGGCGGCGCCAGCGAGTTCGTCGCCGGGGCGCTCGAGGAGCGCGGTTACGACGTCAACCACCTCGAGGACGGGATGAACGGGTGGGCGCGCATTTACGAGGCCCACGAAGTCACGAACTACGACGGCGCCGGTACCCTGCTCCAGTACCAGCGTCCCTCCTCTGGCTGCCTGGGCTACCTGCTCTACGACGGCGACGACGCCGCCGTGATCGACCCGCTGCGTGCCTTCACCGACCGCTACCTCGAGGACGCCGACGACCTCGGCGTCGACCTGACGTACGCGTTCGACACGCACGTACACGCGGACCACATCTCGGGGCTTCGATCGCTCGCCGAGGAGGGCGTCGAAGGCGTTCTCCCCGCGCCCGCGGCCGACCGCGGGGTCACCTACACCGACGACGTGACGCTGGCCGAGGACGGCGACGAATTCGCGGTCGGCGACGCCACGATCGAGGCGGTCTACACGCCCGGGCACACCTCAGGGATGACCTCCTACCTGATCGACGACGGCCTGCTCGCGACCGGCGACGGCCTGTTCGTCGAAAGCGTTGCCCGACCGGACCTCGAGGAGGGCGACGACGGCGCGGAAGACGCCGCGCGCACGCTGTACGAATCGCTGCAAGAGCGCGTGCTGACCCTGCCCGAGGACACGCTCGTCGGCGGGGCTCACTTCAGCGACGCGGCCGTCCCCGCCGAGGACGGGACGTACACGGCGCCGATCGGCGACCTCGTCGACCGCATGGACGCACTCACGATGGACGAAGACGAGTTCGTCGACCTGATCCTCTCGAACATGCCGCCTCGTCCGGCCAATTACGAGGACATCATCGCGACGAACCTGGGACAGCAGACCGCCGAGGACGACGAGGCGTTCGAACTCGAGCTCGGCCCGAACAACTGCGCCGCCAGCCAGGATTCCCTGGCTGACGACTGA
- a CDS encoding sulfurtransferase TusA family protein → MSSEYTVTETLDVKGQSCPMPIVKTKQAIDDLGDGDVLEVVATDSGSMSDIRGWAEGTDGVELLDQVESDDLYTHYVKKTA, encoded by the coding sequence ATGAGTTCAGAGTACACCGTTACGGAGACGCTCGACGTGAAAGGACAGTCCTGCCCAATGCCCATCGTGAAGACCAAGCAGGCCATCGACGACCTCGGCGACGGCGACGTCCTCGAGGTCGTGGCGACCGACTCAGGTAGCATGAGCGACATTCGGGGCTGGGCCGAGGGCACCGACGGCGTCGAGCTCCTCGACCAGGTCGAATCGGACGATCTCTACACGCACTACGTGAAGAAGACTGCCTAA
- a CDS encoding DsrE/DsrF/DrsH-like family protein produces the protein MSTDNATPSIDGSEFDAADVEALLERVEELEDTVADLDDDQKKMTIVATQGSFDMAYPPLILASTAAAFGWDVVVFHTFWGLDILHEEKSQNLKLSAVGNPNMPMPNALAALPGMDSMATKMMQKKIDENGTATIEELIDISLESGVDLQACQMTIELMDYDEDDFYDGVTTGVGAATALQHMAESDIQLLV, from the coding sequence ATGAGCACCGACAACGCAACCCCGTCCATCGACGGCAGCGAGTTCGACGCTGCCGACGTGGAGGCCCTGCTCGAGCGCGTCGAGGAACTCGAGGACACCGTCGCTGACCTGGACGACGACCAGAAGAAGATGACGATCGTCGCCACCCAGGGCAGTTTCGACATGGCGTATCCGCCGCTGATCCTCGCGAGCACGGCAGCCGCCTTCGGCTGGGACGTCGTCGTCTTCCACACGTTCTGGGGGCTCGACATTCTCCACGAGGAGAAGTCCCAGAACCTCAAGTTGAGCGCCGTCGGCAATCCGAACATGCCGATGCCGAACGCCCTGGCAGCCCTCCCCGGGATGGACTCGATGGCGACGAAGATGATGCAAAAGAAAATCGACGAGAACGGGACGGCCACCATCGAGGAACTCATCGACATCTCGCTCGAGAGCGGGGTCGACCTCCAGGCCTGCCAGATGACCATCGAGTTGATGGACTACGATGAGGACGACTTCTACGACGGCGTGACGACTGGCGTTGGAGCCGCGACGGCGCTCCAGCACATGGCCGAGTCGGACATCCAGCTCCTGGTCTAA
- a CDS encoding HalOD1 output domain-containing protein — protein sequence MSMAPDDAADSWATNPSLRVIETVAEADGIDPEACHPPLNDVVDPSALDQIFLETGPAAPFRQVSFEYRGYDVTVYSDDRVTLE from the coding sequence ATGAGCATGGCACCCGACGACGCAGCCGATTCGTGGGCGACGAATCCGAGTTTGCGCGTCATCGAAACCGTCGCCGAGGCTGATGGAATCGATCCAGAAGCCTGTCATCCACCGCTCAACGACGTCGTCGATCCGTCCGCTCTCGACCAGATTTTCCTGGAGACTGGACCAGCGGCACCGTTCAGGCAGGTGAGCTTCGAGTACCGTGGCTACGATGTCACCGTCTACTCCGATGATCGCGTCACGCTCGAGTGA
- a CDS encoding aldehyde dehydrogenase family protein, whose protein sequence is MPDTFSIDADWNALYTDGKWTESDGDEEISVQDPSTREEIARVPAGSEADVDAAFKAAAAAQAEWRETPPVERERVALDVANLLQEYEAEIVDLLAHEAGGSRIMGETSVQIATDQAMEAATLPRRMKGEQADSNVPGKENLVRREPQGVVTVISPWNFPLNLSGRAVAPAIATGNAVVLKPASNTPITGGLLIAKLYEEAGLPDGLLNVVTGSGSDIGDAVVAHPESDVVAFTGSTPVGRGVATTGGENLSVIALELGGNNGHIVTADADLEAAVDSAVFGTFVHQGQVCISINRHIVHEDVYDEYVDRLTDRAESLPVGSAHDPETVVGPVIDESQRDEMLGYVQETVEAGATLETGGETVPMDSAGDEGDENEGGDGNESGDDGKGDGDDSLLVAPTVLSGVTNDMAAACNEHFGPIAPVISVSNVDEAVEVHNDTKYGLSGSVHAGDVGTGMQIAERMETGMVHVNDQPVNDEAHVPFSGTKASGVGGYNGTDIMDEVTEKKWISLQHDRREYPF, encoded by the coding sequence ATGCCGGATACCTTCTCGATCGACGCAGACTGGAACGCACTCTACACTGACGGCAAATGGACGGAATCAGACGGCGACGAAGAAATCTCGGTCCAGGACCCCTCAACTCGAGAGGAGATCGCACGCGTTCCCGCAGGGTCGGAAGCCGACGTCGACGCGGCGTTCAAGGCTGCGGCAGCGGCCCAGGCCGAGTGGCGAGAGACCCCGCCTGTCGAGCGCGAGCGCGTCGCCCTCGACGTGGCGAACCTGCTCCAGGAGTACGAAGCCGAGATCGTCGACCTCCTGGCCCACGAGGCGGGCGGCTCCCGGATCATGGGCGAAACGTCGGTCCAGATCGCTACGGACCAGGCGATGGAGGCCGCGACGCTCCCCCGCCGCATGAAGGGCGAGCAGGCCGACTCGAACGTTCCGGGCAAGGAAAATCTCGTCAGGCGGGAACCGCAGGGCGTCGTTACGGTAATCTCGCCGTGGAACTTCCCCCTCAATCTCTCGGGTAGGGCCGTCGCGCCCGCCATCGCGACCGGCAACGCCGTCGTGCTCAAACCTGCGTCGAACACGCCGATTACGGGCGGGCTTCTAATCGCGAAATTGTACGAGGAAGCCGGCCTACCGGACGGCCTGCTTAACGTCGTCACCGGTAGCGGCTCCGACATCGGCGACGCTGTCGTCGCCCACCCCGAGAGCGACGTCGTCGCGTTCACCGGTTCGACGCCCGTCGGCCGCGGCGTTGCGACGACCGGCGGCGAGAACCTCTCCGTGATCGCCCTCGAGTTGGGCGGAAACAATGGACACATCGTGACCGCCGACGCCGACCTCGAGGCGGCGGTGGATTCGGCGGTCTTTGGGACCTTCGTCCACCAGGGACAGGTCTGTATCTCCATCAACCGCCACATCGTGCACGAGGACGTCTACGACGAGTACGTCGACCGACTCACCGACCGCGCCGAATCCCTCCCGGTCGGAAGCGCCCACGATCCCGAGACGGTAGTCGGCCCGGTCATCGACGAATCCCAGCGCGACGAGATGCTGGGGTACGTCCAGGAGACGGTCGAGGCCGGGGCGACACTCGAGACGGGCGGCGAGACGGTGCCGATGGATAGCGCCGGAGACGAGGGCGACGAAAACGAGGGTGGCGACGGAAACGAAAGCGGTGACGATGGAAAGGGGGACGGCGACGACTCTCTGCTCGTCGCCCCCACAGTCCTCTCCGGCGTTACGAACGACATGGCCGCCGCGTGCAACGAACACTTCGGCCCCATCGCGCCGGTGATTTCCGTCTCGAACGTCGACGAGGCGGTCGAGGTGCACAACGACACGAAGTACGGCCTCTCGGGATCGGTCCACGCCGGTGATGTCGGAACGGGAATGCAAATTGCCGAGCGGATGGAGACGGGCATGGTTCACGTCAACGATCAGCCGGTCAACGACGAGGCTCACGTTCCGTTCAGCGGAACGAAGGCGTCCGGCGTCGGCGGCTACAACGGTACCGACATCATGGACGAGGTGACCGAGAAGAAGTGGATTTCGCTTCAGCACGACCGTCGGGAGTATCCGTTCTAA